In Apium graveolens cultivar Ventura chromosome 10, ASM990537v1, whole genome shotgun sequence, the following are encoded in one genomic region:
- the LOC141691198 gene encoding uncharacterized protein LOC141691198 has product MSLGEDKVRMSKAQTLKCEFKTMCMKDTDQFDDFYLKLNNLVTNIRALREKMEEVYVVMKLLRAVPTRFLQIASAIEQFGNLEEMSVEEVVGSLKGHEERVKRVTETIQGQLLLKEEEWRKKENSEGQLLLTRDEWLRRTSKERGQTNNTRVRGDRSKVRCFNCQAYGHFTSKCRKPRRDREVQKEANLTLIQEDEPALVIAEVGHKKIVSMLLKEDSVVPKLRTSNEERRESQVWYLDNGTDNHITGAREKFKDLDERVTGKVRFGDGSIVNIMGKGKIVFQCKNGVERILTDVYYIHDLCNNIISLGQLSEAENRVILDGEYLWVYEDSGKLLMKVKWTENQLYKISLEESKATYFMSKAEEDT; this is encoded by the coding sequence ATGTCACTAGGGGAAGACAAGGTGCGAATGTCAAAGGCACAAACACTCAAATGTGAATTCAAAACGATGTGCATGAAGGACACTGATCAGTTTGACGATTTCTATCTGAAACTTAATAATCTGGTCACTAATATCAGGGCTTTGAGAGAGAAAATGGAGGAAGTTTACGTTGTTATGAAGCTACTCAGAGCTGTTCCCACTAGGTTCCTGCAAATTGCTTCCGCTATCGAACAATTTGGCAACCTGGAGGAGATGTCGGTAGAGGAAGTTGTTGGTTCTCTCAAGGGCCATGAGGAACGGGTGAAGAGAGTGACTGAGACAATCCAGGGACAACTCCTCTTAAAAGAGGAAGAATGGAGGAAGAAAGAAAATAGTGAGGGACAGCTACTGTTGACCCGAGATGAATGGTTGCGGAGAACTAGTAAAGAGAGAGGTCAAACCAACAACACGAGAGTGAGAGGTGACAGGAGTAAAGTACGTTGCTTTAATTGTCAAGCATATGGGCATTTCACTTCGAAATGTCGCAAACCTCGCAGAGATCGAGAAGTGCAGAAGGAGGCAAATCTCACTCTCATTCAAGAGGACGAGCCAGCTTTGGTGATAGCTGAGGTTGGACATAAGAAGATCGTATCAATGCTATTGAAGGAGGATTCAGTAGTACCAAAATTGCGTACGAGCAATGAAGAACGAAGAGAGTCACAAGTCTGGTATTTGGATAATGGCACCGACAATCATATAACTGGAGCACGGGAAAAGTTCAAAGACCTAGATGAACGAGTGACAGGAAAGGTAAGGTTTGGTGATGGGTCCATAGTAAATATAATGGGGAAAGGGAAAATTGTATTTCAATGCAAAAACGGCGTAGAAAGGATCCTGACAGATGTGTATTACATCCATGACTTATGTAATAATATCATAAGTTTGGGACAACTATCTGAAGCAGAAAACAGAGTCATATTGGACGGAGAGTACCTGTGGGTGTACGAAGACAGTGGAAAGCTACTAATGAAAGTGAAGTGGACTGAAAATCAGCTGTATAAAATAAGCCTCGAAGAAAGTAAAGCCACCTATTTTATGTCAAAGGCAGAAGAGGACACATAG